The following are encoded together in the bacterium genome:
- a CDS encoding adenylosuccinate synthase, with the protein MPNVVCVGAQWGDEGKGKVVDHLSGSADLVVRFQGGPNAGHTLVVDGETTVLHLIPSGILVPETLNLIGPGVVIDPDILLGEIAGLQEAGVAISRERLRISDRAHVILPIHCALDQAREEARSMITIGTTGRGIGPAYESRAARTGIRVCDLLEHDTLQERLEALLEERNFVLEKLYGWEPESAAQTAERAFVWGEKLAPYVDDVGVTLDRALRTGRSVLLEGAQGTLLDIDHGTYPFVTSSTTLAGGACAGAGIGPTRIDYVLGITKAYTTRVGGGPFPTEDTGAAGQHLGTIGQEFGATTGRKRRCGWLDMVVLRHAARVNGISGLALLKLDVLTGLSEVKVCTGYRVEGKEINEFPASLKLLEGCEPVYQSFTGWDEAINSVRRTEDLPSAARDYVRWIEDQLGVPVDLLGVGPARDETIQRLNPFKQSSIR; encoded by the coding sequence ATGCCAAACGTAGTTTGTGTTGGAGCGCAATGGGGGGATGAAGGCAAGGGCAAGGTCGTCGATCACCTCAGTGGTAGCGCCGACCTCGTGGTGCGCTTCCAGGGCGGCCCGAACGCGGGGCACACGCTGGTCGTCGACGGTGAGACGACGGTTCTTCACCTGATCCCGTCGGGCATCCTGGTTCCGGAAACGCTCAATCTGATCGGTCCCGGAGTCGTGATAGACCCCGATATCCTCTTGGGCGAGATCGCCGGACTTCAGGAAGCGGGAGTAGCCATTTCGCGTGAGCGACTGCGGATATCCGATCGCGCGCACGTCATCTTGCCGATTCATTGCGCACTCGATCAAGCGCGCGAGGAAGCGCGCTCTATGATCACGATCGGTACGACGGGCCGCGGTATCGGACCTGCGTACGAGAGTCGGGCTGCGCGAACGGGCATTCGTGTATGCGACCTGCTCGAGCATGATACGCTGCAGGAGCGACTCGAAGCTCTTTTGGAAGAGCGGAACTTCGTGCTCGAGAAGCTCTACGGATGGGAGCCTGAGAGTGCCGCGCAGACCGCGGAGCGGGCATTCGTATGGGGAGAGAAGCTCGCGCCGTACGTCGATGATGTGGGTGTGACCCTCGATCGAGCGCTTCGCACCGGTCGCTCGGTCCTGTTGGAGGGGGCCCAGGGTACGCTACTGGATATCGATCATGGCACGTATCCTTTTGTGACCTCTTCGACGACGCTTGCTGGTGGCGCATGCGCGGGGGCTGGTATTGGTCCCACGCGCATCGACTACGTGCTCGGGATCACCAAGGCCTACACGACTCGTGTCGGTGGCGGACCCTTTCCGACAGAAGATACCGGAGCCGCGGGGCAGCACCTGGGGACGATCGGTCAGGAGTTCGGTGCGACGACGGGCAGAAAACGTCGCTGTGGCTGGCTGGATATGGTCGTTCTGCGTCACGCAGCGCGAGTGAATGGCATTTCGGGCCTGGCTTTGTTGAAGCTCGACGTGCTCACGGGCCTGTCCGAAGTGAAGGTCTGCACGGGTTATCGCGTCGAAGGAAAGGAAATCAACGAGTTTCCGGCGAGCTTGAAGTTGCTCGAGGGTTGCGAGCCTGTGTACCAGAGCTTCACCGGCTGGGACGAGGCGATCAACTCAGTGAGACGGACCGAAGACCTGCCTTCCGCTGCCAGGGATTACGTACGATGGATCGAAGACCAACTCGGAGTACCTGTCGACCTTCTTGGCGTGGGTCCGGCACGCGACGAGACGATTCAACGCCTGAACCCGTTCAAGCAGAGCAGTATTCGATGA
- a CDS encoding DUF1194 domain-containing protein — MGNRLGVVALILALGVLLVASEASAVLVDVELQLLVDVSGSVDGPEFSLQRSGYVNAFRDADLVAQILDTSGGRLGATAVQLIYWSGVGEHKIAIDWMLIDNEMHATQFSNLVSIAARPVFSGKGQTGPGSAIEFGTPLFEDNGFEGDLKIMDVSGDGSQNDPKDDPAHTAAARDAALAAGVDTINGIVILNEEPEALGFYVDNVIGGANAFVIPAANFDAFDAAIRAKLSGEIGEDVPYGATAAPIPEPRSELLFLAGMLLVGFCLRSGLAE; from the coding sequence ATGGGGAATCGATTGGGTGTTGTTGCGCTGATTTTGGCGCTGGGAGTCCTGCTGGTCGCGAGCGAGGCCAGTGCGGTCCTGGTCGATGTCGAGTTGCAGCTACTGGTTGATGTCTCGGGCAGCGTGGACGGGCCAGAGTTCAGTTTGCAGCGCAGTGGGTATGTGAATGCTTTTCGCGACGCTGACCTCGTAGCACAGATCCTGGATACCTCGGGTGGGCGCCTCGGGGCGACGGCCGTGCAATTGATCTACTGGTCCGGTGTGGGCGAACACAAGATCGCGATTGACTGGATGCTGATCGATAATGAGATGCACGCGACCCAGTTCTCGAATCTGGTTTCGATCGCCGCGCGTCCGGTGTTCTCGGGCAAAGGTCAGACTGGACCCGGATCTGCAATCGAGTTCGGTACGCCGCTGTTCGAAGACAACGGCTTCGAAGGCGACTTGAAGATCATGGATGTTTCCGGCGACGGCTCGCAGAACGACCCAAAGGACGATCCGGCGCATACCGCCGCGGCCCGCGATGCGGCGCTTGCTGCGGGAGTCGACACGATCAACGGCATTGTCATATTGAACGAGGAGCCCGAAGCCCTCGGATTCTATGTCGATAACGTAATCGGTGGTGCCAACGCGTTCGTGATTCCGGCCGCGAATTTCGATGCTTTCGATGCTGCCATTCGAGCCAAGCTCTCTGGCGAGATCGGCGAAGACGTTCCGTACGGAGCTACAGCTGCCCCGATTCCGGAGCCCCGCTCGGAGCTGCTTTTCCTTGCGGGCATGCTGCTGGTCGGCTTCTGCTTGCGCTCGGGGCTTGCGGAGTAG
- a CDS encoding tetratricopeptide repeat protein, whose amino-acid sequence MKWLGLAVLLLALAPDVVRADPQCAKSCRALAEKGELKQSVGLQGCIVRVCQEDGRRLYRDAKHEEALKTLDFVGEWLAPSAAYQLDLGLVYYALGRFDDALKSFDLVTKLFPDGLRGGSQRAFALLRLQRFAEAQEQFEKMLEAPAAKHEFRGLKTESYLRGYIGATQLMRDNPKEAAVSLKKAMKIDPRNTLASTYLFRVLPAFEAGNLGKEGVFMLLVASEDVGLRNFDRAEKQLDSLLGKFPKFGEAYALQAELLFSTYRYGECESKLLRAEKYLPDDVDLKVRRLRCSLLRHGPNTEAARPALEEIKKLQRQHPKNLLIREILIALDQA is encoded by the coding sequence ATGAAGTGGCTGGGGCTTGCGGTTCTATTGCTGGCGCTAGCCCCGGACGTCGTCCGGGCGGATCCTCAGTGCGCAAAGAGCTGTCGCGCCCTGGCCGAGAAGGGTGAGCTGAAACAGAGTGTTGGACTCCAGGGCTGCATCGTCCGCGTCTGCCAGGAGGACGGTCGTCGCCTCTACCGCGACGCCAAACACGAAGAGGCGCTGAAGACACTCGACTTCGTGGGTGAATGGTTGGCCCCGAGCGCTGCCTACCAACTCGATCTCGGTCTGGTGTATTACGCACTCGGCCGCTTTGACGACGCGCTGAAATCATTCGACCTGGTCACGAAACTGTTTCCGGACGGTCTGCGGGGCGGATCACAACGCGCATTCGCGCTCTTGCGCCTCCAACGTTTTGCAGAGGCACAAGAGCAGTTCGAGAAGATGCTCGAAGCACCTGCGGCCAAACACGAGTTCCGCGGTTTGAAGACGGAGTCGTACCTGCGCGGATATATCGGGGCAACTCAGCTCATGCGGGACAACCCAAAGGAAGCTGCTGTTTCGCTGAAGAAGGCAATGAAGATCGATCCGCGCAACACGCTCGCATCGACCTATCTGTTCCGCGTCTTGCCGGCTTTTGAAGCCGGAAACCTGGGCAAGGAAGGCGTCTTCATGCTCCTGGTGGCATCCGAAGACGTCGGACTGCGGAATTTCGATCGCGCCGAGAAGCAACTGGATTCGTTGCTTGGAAAGTTCCCGAAGTTCGGCGAAGCCTACGCTCTACAGGCCGAACTCCTGTTCTCGACTTACCGGTACGGCGAATGCGAATCGAAGCTGCTTCGGGCCGAGAAGTATCTGCCCGATGACGTGGATCTGAAGGTCCGCCGCCTGCGCTGTTCGCTTCTCCGACACGGGCCCAATACCGAAGCCGCTCGGCCCGCGCTCGAAGAGATCAAGAAGCTCCAAAGGCAGCATCCGAAGAATCTCTTGATTCGAGAGATCCTGATCGCCCTCGACCAGGCCTGA